Proteins encoded within one genomic window of Couchioplanes caeruleus:
- a CDS encoding acyl-CoA dehydrogenase family protein, with product MADPLLLNPHTYDPAHLDAESRRLLRATVDFFESRGKKALIDTYIDREWYADFLEFAAKEGLFATFLTPAADGGDDENKRWDTARNAALSEILGFYGLGYWYVWQVTVLGLGPVWQSANAEARAHAARLLDDGHVMAFGLSERTHGADIYATDMILTPDGEGGFRATGPKYYIGNGNVAGLVSVFGRRADVEGPDGYVFFAADSRHENYHLVKNVVNAQMYVSEFRLEDYPVRPQDVLHTGQAAFDAALNTVNVGKFNLCTAAVGICEHAMYEAVTHAHRRVLYGKPVTNFLHVRRELMDAYARLVAMKLFSDRAVDYFRSATGDDRRYLLFNPMTKMKVTTEGEKVIDLLWDVIAAKGFEADTYFEKAAKDIRGLPKLEGTVHVNLALILKFMPNYLFRPAEFAPVPTRHDATDDEFLFRQGPARGLGKIQFHEWRTAYDKYAELPNVAVFREQADGFCALLAAHAPDEGQQRDLDFLLALGQLFALIVYGQLICEQAEATGLDAEVLDEIFAILVRDFSGYATELHSKAATTEEQAAWALAHVRRPVTDGKRDAAVWERVVALCGAYEMQP from the coding sequence ATGGCCGATCCCCTGCTGCTCAATCCGCACACCTACGACCCGGCGCACCTCGACGCCGAGTCGCGCCGGCTGCTGCGCGCCACCGTCGACTTCTTCGAGAGCCGGGGCAAGAAGGCGCTGATCGACACGTACATCGATCGCGAGTGGTACGCCGACTTCCTCGAGTTCGCCGCCAAGGAGGGACTCTTCGCCACCTTCCTCACCCCGGCGGCCGACGGCGGTGACGACGAGAACAAGCGCTGGGACACCGCCCGCAACGCGGCCCTCAGCGAGATCCTCGGCTTCTACGGCCTGGGCTACTGGTACGTCTGGCAGGTCACCGTCCTCGGCCTCGGCCCGGTCTGGCAGAGCGCCAACGCCGAGGCCCGCGCCCACGCGGCCCGGCTGCTCGACGACGGGCACGTCATGGCGTTCGGCCTGTCGGAGCGCACCCACGGCGCCGACATCTACGCCACCGACATGATCCTCACGCCGGACGGCGAGGGCGGCTTCCGGGCCACGGGGCCCAAGTACTACATCGGCAACGGCAACGTCGCCGGCCTCGTATCGGTCTTCGGCCGCCGCGCCGACGTCGAGGGCCCCGACGGCTACGTCTTCTTCGCCGCCGACAGCCGCCACGAGAACTACCACCTGGTCAAGAACGTCGTGAACGCGCAGATGTACGTGAGCGAGTTCCGCCTCGAGGACTACCCGGTGCGCCCGCAGGACGTGCTGCACACCGGGCAGGCCGCGTTCGACGCCGCGCTCAACACCGTCAACGTCGGCAAGTTCAACCTCTGCACGGCCGCCGTCGGCATCTGCGAGCACGCCATGTACGAGGCCGTCACCCACGCCCACCGCCGGGTGCTCTACGGCAAGCCGGTCACGAACTTCCTGCACGTGCGCCGCGAGCTGATGGACGCGTACGCCCGCCTCGTGGCGATGAAGCTGTTCAGCGACCGGGCGGTCGACTACTTCCGCTCCGCCACCGGAGACGACCGCCGCTACCTGCTCTTCAACCCGATGACCAAGATGAAGGTCACCACCGAGGGCGAGAAGGTCATCGACCTGCTCTGGGACGTCATCGCGGCCAAGGGCTTCGAGGCCGACACCTACTTCGAGAAGGCCGCCAAGGACATCCGGGGCCTGCCCAAGCTCGAGGGCACCGTGCACGTCAACCTGGCGCTGATCCTCAAGTTCATGCCCAACTACCTGTTCCGGCCGGCCGAGTTCGCGCCGGTACCGACCCGGCACGACGCGACCGACGACGAGTTCCTCTTCCGGCAGGGACCGGCCCGGGGGCTCGGAAAGATCCAGTTCCACGAATGGCGGACCGCGTACGACAAGTACGCCGAGCTGCCCAACGTGGCGGTCTTCCGCGAGCAGGCCGACGGGTTCTGCGCCCTGCTGGCCGCCCACGCCCCCGACGAGGGTCAGCAGCGTGACCTCGACTTCCTGCTCGCGCTGGGCCAGCTCTTCGCGCTGATCGTCTATGGCCAGCTCATCTGCGAGCAGGCCGAGGCGACCGGCCTCGACGCCGAGGTCCTCGACGAGATCTTCGCGATCCTCGTCCGCGACTTCTCCGGGTACGCGACGGAGCTGCACAGCAAGGCGGCCACCACCGAGGAGCAGGCGGCCTGGGCCCTGGCCCACGTGCGCCGCCCGGTCACCGACGGCAAGCGTGACGCGGCGGTGTGGGAGCGGGTCGTGGCGCTCTGCGGGGCGTACGAGATGCAGCCGTAG
- a CDS encoding hybrid sensor histidine kinase/response regulator, which translates to MVRTLGSLTGQLVDEAPDAVIVSRQDGTIALANRRAHEMFGYPAGSLLGESIDALVPDEVRPGHPAQRAAYLASAHPPLRRLPLRGQRRDGQVFAVEVSLAAVTAPDGEILVTAVLRDDTAHREAEQARTLLASIVQSSHDAIVTTDLDGVVLSWNPGAELLYGYPAGKMVGQPIDRIIPPDRRPDEAEILALVRIGGRMDRYRTSRLHADGTAITVSVLVSPLRDGTGTIIGMTTTARDISEREHAEARVQAVLDAAPDALLGVDDTGNVVLVNAEAERLFGHPRYDLTTMAVRRLLPDGLPPATTVLRIGGDSTPLGTEPVGDPGAGQSAPRWATLTARRSDGVRLPVEISCSALDTGDGIIVVAAVRDITDRLAAEAEQQALREEAEQRRIEARLQRVERLESLGQLAGGVAHDFNNLLAVILNYAAFIVEDAAGTPMAADAEQIARAARRGSDLTHQLLAFARREVIRPRPLDVSTVVTEVTQMLRRSIGEHIALTATTAPLPPVMADPGQLEQVLVNLAVNARDAMPSGGHLTIDTAVVDADQDHPAVLSGLEPGCYVRIRVSDTGTGMPRDVIAKAFDPFFTTKPSGQGTGLGLATVYGIVTQAGGTVQIYSEPGFGTTITILLPITDAAVPEDRPAPAPADLSGHGVTVLVVEDETALREVSERILRRGGYTVLTAADGREALQICATHEGPIDVLLTDVIMPGMLGKDIAESVTAARPGTRVLFMSGYAQPVLTTHGTLAADVHLLEKPFTGAELMQALHEQLHGPRGGDG; encoded by the coding sequence ATGGTGCGCACGCTCGGATCGCTGACCGGTCAGCTCGTGGACGAGGCACCCGACGCGGTGATCGTCAGCCGGCAGGACGGGACGATCGCGCTGGCCAACCGCCGCGCCCACGAGATGTTCGGCTATCCCGCCGGGAGCCTGCTCGGCGAGTCCATCGACGCGCTCGTGCCCGACGAGGTGCGCCCGGGACATCCGGCGCAGCGCGCGGCGTATCTCGCCAGCGCCCATCCGCCGCTGCGGCGGCTGCCGCTGCGCGGGCAGCGCCGCGACGGCCAGGTGTTCGCGGTCGAGGTGTCGCTGGCGGCGGTCACCGCACCGGACGGCGAGATACTCGTGACCGCCGTGCTCCGCGACGACACGGCCCACCGCGAGGCCGAGCAGGCGCGCACGCTGCTCGCCTCGATCGTGCAGTCGTCGCACGACGCCATCGTCACCACCGACCTCGACGGCGTGGTGCTGAGCTGGAACCCCGGCGCGGAGCTGCTCTACGGCTACCCCGCCGGCAAGATGGTCGGCCAGCCGATCGACCGGATCATCCCGCCGGACCGGCGCCCCGACGAGGCGGAGATCCTCGCCCTGGTCCGCATCGGCGGCCGGATGGACCGTTACCGCACCTCCCGCCTGCACGCCGACGGCACCGCGATCACCGTGTCCGTGCTGGTCTCGCCGCTGCGCGACGGCACCGGCACGATCATCGGCATGACGACCACCGCCCGCGACATCAGCGAACGCGAACACGCGGAGGCGCGTGTGCAGGCGGTCCTCGACGCCGCCCCCGACGCGCTGCTCGGCGTCGACGACACCGGCAACGTCGTCCTCGTCAACGCCGAGGCGGAGCGGTTGTTCGGCCATCCGCGCTACGACCTGACCACGATGGCCGTGCGCCGCCTGCTGCCCGACGGGCTGCCCCCGGCCACGACGGTGCTGCGCATCGGCGGCGACTCGACGCCGCTGGGCACCGAGCCGGTCGGCGACCCGGGAGCCGGGCAGTCGGCGCCGCGGTGGGCCACCCTGACGGCACGCCGCAGCGACGGCGTCCGGCTCCCGGTCGAGATCTCGTGCAGCGCGCTGGACACCGGCGACGGCATCATCGTGGTCGCCGCCGTCCGCGACATCACCGACCGCCTCGCCGCCGAGGCCGAGCAGCAGGCGCTGCGCGAGGAGGCCGAACAGCGCAGGATCGAGGCCCGGTTACAGCGCGTCGAGCGGCTCGAGAGCCTCGGACAGCTCGCCGGCGGCGTCGCCCACGACTTCAACAACCTGCTCGCCGTGATCCTCAACTACGCGGCCTTCATCGTCGAGGACGCCGCGGGCACGCCGATGGCCGCCGACGCCGAGCAGATCGCCCGGGCCGCCCGGCGCGGCAGCGATCTCACGCACCAGTTGCTCGCCTTCGCCCGCCGGGAGGTGATCCGGCCGCGACCGCTCGACGTCAGCACGGTCGTCACCGAGGTGACGCAGATGCTGCGGCGCTCGATCGGCGAGCACATCGCGCTGACGGCGACGACGGCGCCGCTTCCGCCGGTCATGGCCGACCCCGGCCAGCTCGAGCAGGTCCTGGTGAACCTGGCCGTCAACGCCCGCGACGCCATGCCCTCCGGCGGTCACCTCACCATCGACACCGCCGTGGTCGACGCCGACCAGGACCATCCGGCCGTGCTGTCGGGGCTCGAACCCGGCTGCTACGTGCGGATCCGGGTCTCCGACACCGGCACCGGCATGCCCCGCGACGTCATCGCGAAGGCCTTCGACCCGTTCTTCACCACCAAGCCCAGCGGGCAGGGCACCGGCCTCGGGCTGGCCACCGTGTACGGCATCGTCACCCAGGCCGGCGGCACCGTGCAGATCTACTCCGAGCCGGGCTTCGGTACCACCATCACCATCCTGCTGCCGATCACCGACGCGGCCGTACCGGAGGACCGGCCCGCGCCGGCGCCGGCCGACCTGAGCGGGCACGGCGTCACGGTCCTGGTCGTGGAGGACGAGACCGCCCTGCGCGAGGTGAGCGAGCGCATCCTGCGTCGCGGCGGCTACACGGTGCTGACCGCCGCCGACGGCCGCGAGGCGCTGCAGATCTGCGCGACCCACGAGGGCCCGATCGACGTGCTGCTCACCGACGTGATCATGCCGGGCATGCTCGGCAAGGACATCGCCGAGTCGGTCACGGCGGCCCGGCCCGGCACCCGGGTGCTGTTCATGTCCGGGTACGCCCAGCCCGTGCTCACCACGCACGGCACCCTGGCCGCGGACGTCCACCTGCTGGAGAAGCCGTTCACCGGGGCCGAGCTCATGCAGGCCCTGCACGAACAGCTCCACGGCCCGCGCGGCGGCGACGGCTGA
- a CDS encoding LamG domain-containing protein: MGDSRVRVPLLTALLLVPLMLLGTTHAAFTAATSSFASTFAAASGFPGFTQSIAADGPALYHRQEEALTSSLNGTVADSSGNARPGTNTGATNGPSTVWAFEEGSGTVAADNSGVVNQGTLHGASWQKPGRMGTAAVALDGVDDYVESDVPPLTTTGSYTAMAWVYLTDASQNRYAMGQEGARQSVFGIHAFVSGTGACGCWSVRYVADTDNPTGVRVNSTTAVALNTWVHLATVRDIGAGRVHLYVNGKPEANVAYAATVNATGPLTVGRVKANGAWSNFWKGAVDEVRTYNRVVSAADIKGLYEDAATGHWGMNEAPGATTAADVVGQTATLAGDATFGSGHAGNALQLDGNGDYALTSSVPIDTEQTYTVAAWLYLTDTSIDRNAVAAEGSLQSAFAIQANAAARTWRVRFAAGDVADAASGRLEGTSVPQAGQWTHVAVVRTPTSGQLYINTVKEDEQSLPASWKATAGLSFGRQLNNGGPLGFWRGAVDEVRVYPRALSAVQITRLYKDRDVQTGPGMTGGVPGALRGQAAGSALAFGGWISAYNNTAFADAGNCTVEVWFRAGTGAGGHLVGFSSHPTSPNTGTSDRMLYLDSGGRLSFGVGTGNVRSPVAYDDAQWHHAAASVGPAGLKLYVDGVRVATNPAVTTGPAFTGYWRWGGAQLWGRPNRPANDYFVGTLDEVVVYPTQLGDQQISWHHAAGR, translated from the coding sequence GTGGGCGATTCACGCGTGCGCGTTCCGCTCCTGACGGCCCTGCTGCTCGTCCCGCTGATGCTGCTCGGTACGACCCACGCCGCGTTCACCGCCGCCACCTCCTCCTTCGCCAGCACCTTCGCGGCGGCCTCCGGCTTCCCCGGGTTCACGCAGTCGATCGCGGCCGACGGGCCGGCGCTGTACCACCGCCAGGAGGAGGCGCTCACCTCGTCTCTCAACGGCACCGTGGCGGACAGCTCGGGTAACGCCCGGCCCGGCACGAACACGGGCGCCACGAACGGCCCCAGCACCGTGTGGGCGTTCGAGGAGGGTTCCGGCACCGTCGCCGCCGACAACTCCGGCGTCGTGAACCAGGGCACCCTGCACGGCGCCTCGTGGCAGAAGCCGGGCCGGATGGGCACCGCCGCCGTCGCCCTGGACGGCGTCGACGACTACGTCGAGTCCGACGTCCCCCCGCTCACCACCACGGGCAGCTACACGGCGATGGCCTGGGTCTACCTGACCGACGCCTCGCAGAACCGGTACGCCATGGGCCAGGAGGGTGCCCGGCAGAGCGTCTTCGGCATCCACGCCTTCGTCAGCGGCACCGGGGCCTGCGGCTGCTGGTCCGTGCGCTACGTCGCCGACACCGACAACCCGACCGGCGTCCGGGTCAACTCCACCACCGCGGTCGCGCTGAACACGTGGGTCCACCTGGCGACGGTGCGCGACATCGGCGCCGGCAGGGTCCACCTGTACGTCAACGGCAAGCCGGAGGCCAACGTCGCGTACGCCGCCACTGTGAACGCGACCGGACCGCTCACCGTCGGCCGGGTGAAGGCGAACGGCGCCTGGTCCAACTTCTGGAAGGGCGCCGTCGACGAGGTCCGCACCTACAACCGGGTGGTGAGCGCCGCCGACATCAAGGGCCTGTACGAGGACGCCGCCACCGGGCACTGGGGTATGAACGAGGCGCCCGGCGCCACCACCGCCGCCGACGTGGTCGGGCAGACGGCGACCCTGGCCGGCGACGCGACCTTCGGGTCCGGCCACGCCGGCAACGCGCTGCAGCTCGACGGGAACGGCGACTACGCGCTGACGTCCAGCGTGCCGATCGACACCGAGCAGACCTACACCGTCGCCGCCTGGCTCTACCTGACCGACACCTCGATCGACCGCAACGCGGTCGCCGCCGAGGGCAGCCTTCAGAGCGCCTTCGCCATCCAGGCCAACGCCGCCGCCCGGACCTGGCGGGTGCGGTTCGCTGCCGGCGACGTGGCCGACGCCGCCAGCGGGCGCCTGGAGGGCACGTCCGTGCCGCAGGCGGGCCAGTGGACGCATGTGGCCGTGGTCCGCACCCCGACCAGCGGCCAGCTCTACATCAACACGGTGAAGGAGGACGAGCAGTCTCTGCCGGCCTCCTGGAAGGCCACCGCAGGGCTGAGCTTCGGCCGTCAGCTGAACAACGGCGGCCCCCTGGGTTTCTGGCGCGGCGCCGTCGACGAGGTGCGCGTCTACCCGCGGGCGCTCAGCGCGGTCCAGATCACCCGGCTGTACAAGGACCGGGATGTGCAGACCGGACCCGGCATGACGGGCGGAGTCCCCGGTGCCCTGCGCGGGCAGGCCGCCGGTTCCGCCCTCGCCTTCGGCGGCTGGATCAGCGCCTACAACAACACGGCGTTCGCCGACGCGGGAAACTGCACGGTCGAGGTGTGGTTCCGCGCCGGCACCGGCGCCGGGGGACATCTCGTCGGCTTCAGCTCCCACCCGACCTCGCCGAACACGGGCACCTCCGACCGGATGCTCTACCTTGACTCCGGCGGGCGGCTCAGCTTCGGCGTGGGCACCGGCAACGTGCGCAGTCCCGTCGCCTACGACGACGCGCAGTGGCACCATGCCGCCGCCAGCGTGGGCCCCGCCGGGCTGAAGTTGTACGTGGACGGCGTCCGCGTCGCCACCAACCCCGCGGTCACGACCGGACCGGCGTTCACCGGATACTGGCGATGGGGTGGCGCACAGCTCTGGGGCCGGCCGAACCGTCCCGCCAACGACTACTTCGTCGGCACCCTCGACGAGGTGGTGGTCTATCCCACCCAGCTCGGCGATCAGCAGATCTCCTGGCACCACGCGGCAGGACGCTGA
- a CDS encoding AI-2E family transporter, producing MPSALSSAKTRSALRTSARISLQMLLVLLMTAVTLWLLGRMWSVLWPLVVALLLTTLTWPPARFLRRHGWPPALAASLITVLFLLIGAGIVVLIAVPVASQSGELAEGVVDGIQQLREWAAGPPLRIGEDQVTSALDAAVARIQGSVGSIVSATVTGVGTIVNGLVTTVLALFLMFFFLKDGPRFLPWLTRQLPGRLSTDVPTVASRGWDTLGAFVRSQAFVGLLDAVFIGLGLWIVGVPLVLPLAVLTFVSAFVPIVGALFAGFVAVLIALVSNGWTDALIVLAIIIVVQQLEGNVFQPIVQSRGLGLHAAVVLLAVTLGGSLAGIVGSLLAVPVAALIAVLWNYLREQLSDPAAPEAPDPAEPGPAPDAA from the coding sequence ATGCCCTCCGCGCTGAGTTCCGCGAAGACCCGATCCGCCTTGCGTACGTCGGCGCGCATCTCGCTGCAGATGCTGCTCGTCCTCCTCATGACGGCGGTCACGCTGTGGCTGCTCGGCCGGATGTGGTCGGTCCTCTGGCCGCTGGTGGTGGCGCTGCTGCTCACGACGCTGACCTGGCCACCGGCCCGCTTCCTGCGTCGGCACGGCTGGCCCCCGGCCCTGGCCGCGTCCCTGATCACCGTGCTGTTCCTGCTGATCGGTGCCGGCATCGTGGTGCTCATCGCAGTGCCGGTCGCATCGCAGTCCGGCGAGCTGGCCGAGGGCGTCGTCGACGGCATCCAGCAATTGCGGGAGTGGGCAGCCGGGCCACCGCTGCGGATCGGCGAGGATCAGGTGACCTCCGCACTGGACGCCGCGGTGGCGCGCATCCAGGGCAGTGTCGGCAGCATCGTCTCGGCCACCGTGACCGGGGTCGGCACCATCGTCAACGGCCTGGTCACCACCGTGCTCGCGCTGTTCCTGATGTTCTTCTTCCTGAAAGACGGCCCGCGCTTCCTGCCGTGGCTCACCCGGCAGCTTCCCGGCCGGCTCTCCACCGACGTGCCCACCGTGGCCTCCCGCGGCTGGGACACCCTCGGCGCGTTCGTCCGCTCGCAGGCGTTCGTCGGCCTGCTGGACGCCGTCTTCATCGGACTCGGACTGTGGATCGTGGGGGTGCCGCTGGTGCTGCCCCTGGCGGTGCTGACCTTCGTCTCGGCGTTCGTGCCGATCGTCGGCGCACTGTTCGCGGGCTTCGTCGCGGTGCTCATCGCGCTGGTCTCCAACGGCTGGACGGACGCGCTGATCGTGCTGGCGATCATCATCGTGGTCCAGCAGTTGGAGGGCAACGTCTTCCAGCCGATCGTGCAGAGCCGCGGCCTGGGTCTGCACGCGGCGGTGGTGCTGCTGGCGGTGACGCTCGGTGGCAGCCTGGCGGGCATCGTCGGCAGCCTGCTGGCCGTGCCGGTCGCCGCGCTGATCGCGGTGCTGTGGAACTATCTGCGCGAGCAGCTCAGCGACCCGGCCGCGCCCGAGGCTCCCGATCCGGCCGAACCCGGCCCGGCACCGGACGCCGCGTAG
- a CDS encoding ATPase domain-containing protein has protein sequence MPSRRLSSGRPRLDAVLGGGFVDPSIAVIAGLPGTGKTVLAQQYAFANGTEERPALYLSTVAEPLSKILFFAEALTFFDPDRVGRDVLFDDLGNQLDGAGLTDALDRIVGLVERRAWSVLVIDSFRALRYRALSSRDIESFVHQLAGRLSATGTMALWLGEYDRDELAICPEFAVADAAVLLSIEDDGQRGSRALRVLKLRGSDYLSGAHAYRVAADGLQVFPRLSSVDHAPYELGEGRATSGIAALDTLLADGYWSGSSTLVIGPSGSGKTVLGLQFAFVGARMGEPAVFASLQENRVQLERMIRGFGWDVDEPGTMLRCMSPNDIYIDQWYYELFDTIESLQARRLVIDSLGDLAAACPDQKRFREFVYSMLNHCSREGISVLLTFETPELYGQTALSEFGVSHLSDNVILLQYLRKQSMAARALTVLKTRASSHLPQTHEFEITADGVVIGQPVTPA, from the coding sequence ATGCCTAGTCGACGGCTGTCCAGCGGGCGGCCCCGGCTCGACGCGGTCCTCGGCGGGGGGTTCGTCGATCCGTCCATCGCCGTCATCGCGGGTCTGCCGGGTACGGGCAAGACCGTCCTGGCACAGCAGTACGCGTTCGCGAACGGGACCGAGGAACGCCCGGCGCTCTACCTGAGCACCGTGGCGGAACCGCTGAGCAAGATCCTCTTCTTCGCCGAGGCGCTGACCTTCTTCGATCCCGACCGCGTCGGCCGCGACGTGTTGTTCGACGACCTCGGCAACCAGCTCGACGGCGCGGGGCTCACCGACGCCCTCGACCGCATCGTCGGCCTGGTCGAGCGGCGAGCGTGGTCGGTGCTGGTCATCGACAGCTTCCGGGCGCTGCGCTATCGGGCATTGAGCTCCCGCGACATCGAGAGTTTCGTGCATCAGCTCGCCGGCCGGCTGTCCGCGACCGGCACGATGGCACTGTGGCTCGGCGAGTACGACCGTGACGAGCTGGCGATCTGCCCGGAGTTCGCCGTCGCCGACGCCGCCGTCCTGCTGAGCATCGAGGACGACGGGCAGCGCGGCAGCCGCGCGCTGCGGGTGCTCAAGCTGCGCGGCAGCGACTATCTCTCCGGCGCGCACGCGTACCGCGTGGCGGCCGACGGCCTCCAGGTCTTCCCCCGGCTCAGCTCTGTCGACCACGCGCCGTACGAGCTCGGCGAAGGCCGGGCGACCTCGGGCATCGCCGCCTTGGACACCTTACTCGCCGACGGGTACTGGTCGGGATCGAGCACCCTGGTGATCGGCCCGTCCGGATCCGGGAAGACCGTGCTCGGGCTGCAGTTCGCCTTCGTCGGGGCGCGCATGGGCGAGCCGGCGGTGTTCGCCTCGTTGCAGGAGAACCGGGTGCAGCTCGAGCGGATGATCCGCGGATTCGGGTGGGACGTCGACGAACCCGGGACCATGCTGCGCTGCATGTCGCCCAACGACATCTACATCGACCAGTGGTACTACGAGCTGTTCGACACCATCGAGTCTCTGCAAGCGCGCCGGCTGGTCATCGACAGCCTCGGCGACCTCGCGGCAGCGTGCCCCGACCAGAAGCGGTTCCGGGAGTTCGTCTACTCCATGCTCAACCACTGTTCCCGCGAGGGAATCAGCGTGCTGCTCACCTTCGAGACGCCGGAGTTGTACGGCCAGACCGCTCTGTCGGAATTCGGGGTGTCGCATCTGTCCGACAATGTGATCCTGCTGCAGTACCTGCGCAAGCAGTCCATGGCGGCACGGGCCCTGACAGTGCTGAAGACGCGGGCCAGCAGTCACCTCCCGCAGACCCACGAGTTCGAGATCACCGCCGATGGCGTCGTCATCGGGCAACCGGTCACCCCCGCCTGA
- a CDS encoding PadR family transcriptional regulator: MALEHAILVSLLEQPGSGYELARRFERSIGRFWTATHQQIYRVLRRMEADGWIIAEEVDQGGRPDKRSYSVVGTGREVLAAWLRDPVQPEAVRHELAVKIRGAAFTDDAGRTALVAEVERYRATHEATLARYLTGEVRDFPAAAPLDDQHRLQHVVLRGGIAYERMVLAWLDDVLDTLRGLGR, encoded by the coding sequence GTGGCGCTGGAGCACGCGATCCTGGTCTCCCTGCTGGAGCAGCCCGGGTCCGGATACGAGTTGGCCCGGCGCTTCGAGCGGTCCATCGGCCGGTTCTGGACCGCGACGCACCAGCAGATCTACCGCGTCCTGCGGCGGATGGAGGCCGACGGCTGGATCATTGCGGAGGAGGTCGACCAGGGTGGGCGCCCCGACAAGCGCTCCTACTCCGTGGTCGGCACGGGCCGGGAGGTGCTCGCCGCCTGGCTGCGCGACCCGGTGCAGCCGGAGGCCGTCCGGCACGAACTCGCGGTGAAGATCCGCGGGGCCGCGTTCACCGACGACGCCGGGCGCACCGCGCTCGTCGCCGAGGTCGAGCGCTACCGCGCCACGCACGAGGCGACCCTCGCCCGCTACCTGACCGGCGAGGTCCGCGACTTCCCCGCTGCTGCGCCGCTCGACGACCAGCACCGCCTGCAACACGTCGTGCTGCGGGGCGGCATCGCGTACGAGCGGATGGTCCTCGCCTGGCTCGACGACGTTCTCGACACGCTGCGCGGCCTCGGCCGCTGA
- a CDS encoding PAS domain-containing sensor histidine kinase produces the protein MSIDARVLAAVPHGIWVMSASGEVAYANPRAQQCGAGESWFSVVHPEDAEAVRREAADRHARLEPYELTCRLRAHDGTFRRHEAHFVPVRDDDGLPVQWIVTATDISDRDETHALLETLVAERGQAQAFRSVIMEDLAEGLFTVDGDGNITSMNRAAREMLGWEEKELLGLSAHAALHAPARSGTARPERECELRRIGMAGLSVQMVEETFTRRDGSTFEVVCSIAPLGRGDYGSGAVITFRDVTEARRAEVEVRHDQKLESLGRLSAGLAHEINTPIQFVGDNTRFLADAYRDMLELLLVYRACMEPSLGEVQWDERTRRASEAEDKADIEYLAAEIPAAVSQSLEGVERVASLVRAMKSFSYKDSTEKSYADLNEAIRTTFTVARNEVKYVADVRLELGDLPDVLCHRGDLNQVFLNLLVNAADALKDKDGRGEIRIRSAVDGDTVVIGFADNGPGIPEEIQQSIFEPFFTTKEVGKGTGQGLALARAVLEQHGGSIEVRSTVGEGTEFVLRLPINGEPDA, from the coding sequence GTGTCCATCGACGCCAGGGTACTCGCCGCGGTGCCGCACGGCATCTGGGTGATGTCGGCGTCGGGTGAGGTCGCCTACGCCAACCCGCGCGCCCAGCAGTGCGGCGCCGGGGAGTCCTGGTTCTCGGTGGTGCATCCCGAGGACGCCGAGGCCGTACGGCGCGAGGCGGCCGACCGCCACGCCCGCCTGGAGCCCTACGAACTCACCTGCCGGCTCCGCGCGCACGACGGCACGTTCCGCCGGCACGAGGCGCACTTCGTACCCGTACGCGACGACGACGGCCTTCCCGTGCAGTGGATCGTGACGGCGACCGACATCAGCGACCGCGACGAGACGCACGCGCTGCTGGAGACCCTCGTCGCCGAACGGGGGCAGGCCCAGGCGTTCCGCTCTGTGATCATGGAGGACCTGGCCGAAGGCCTCTTCACCGTCGACGGCGACGGCAACATCACCTCGATGAACCGTGCCGCCCGGGAGATGCTGGGCTGGGAGGAGAAGGAACTGCTCGGCCTCTCGGCGCACGCCGCCCTGCACGCGCCGGCCCGGTCCGGCACCGCGAGGCCCGAACGCGAGTGTGAGCTGCGGCGGATCGGCATGGCCGGCCTGTCGGTGCAGATGGTCGAGGAGACCTTCACCCGCAGGGACGGCTCGACGTTCGAGGTGGTCTGCTCGATCGCGCCGCTGGGCCGCGGCGACTACGGCTCCGGAGCTGTGATCACCTTCCGCGACGTGACGGAGGCGCGGCGCGCCGAGGTCGAGGTGCGCCACGACCAGAAGCTGGAGTCCCTGGGCCGGCTCTCCGCCGGCCTGGCGCACGAGATCAACACCCCGATCCAGTTCGTCGGGGACAACACCCGCTTCCTCGCCGACGCCTACCGCGACATGCTGGAGCTGCTGCTGGTCTACCGGGCCTGCATGGAACCGAGCCTCGGCGAGGTGCAGTGGGACGAGCGCACCCGGCGCGCGTCGGAGGCCGAGGACAAGGCGGACATCGAATACCTCGCGGCCGAGATCCCCGCCGCGGTCAGCCAGAGCCTCGAGGGTGTCGAGCGGGTGGCGTCGCTGGTACGGGCGATGAAGTCGTTCAGCTACAAGGACTCCACCGAGAAGTCGTACGCCGACCTGAACGAGGCGATCCGCACCACCTTCACCGTCGCCCGCAACGAGGTGAAGTACGTCGCCGACGTACGCCTGGAGCTCGGCGACCTGCCCGACGTGCTCTGCCACCGCGGCGATCTCAACCAGGTGTTCCTCAATCTGCTCGTCAACGCCGCCGACGCCCTGAAGGACAAGGACGGCCGGGGCGAGATCAGGATCCGCTCGGCCGTCGACGGCGACACGGTGGTGATCGGGTTCGCGGACAACGGTCCGGGCATCCCGGAGGAGATCCAGCAGTCCATCTTCGAGCCGTTCTTCACCACCAAGGAGGTCGGCAAGGGCACCGGGCAGGGGCTTGCGCTGGCCCGGGCGGTGCTGGAGCAGCACGGTGGATCGATCGAGGTCCGCTCCACGGTCGGCGAGGGGACCGAGTTCGTCCTGCGCCTGCCGATCAACGGCGAGCCGGACGCCTGA